A genomic window from Paenibacillus sp. FSL K6-0276 includes:
- the gpr gene encoding GPR endopeptidase → MEPDLQLYSVRTDLALEAKEMAQGPQRTPIPGVIEEVEESDGIKVTRLGVANAAGSQAIGRAIGNYVTLEVPALRGGDSGLQQKVAEVFAREFEDFLTRIGIGKDASVLIVGLGNWNVTPDSLGPLVVENALITRQFYELVPDQVSPGYRKVSAIAPGVLGLTGIESSEVVQGIVDRTKPDLIIAIDALASRSLERINTTIQIADIGIHPGSGIGNKRRGLTQEILGVPCIAIGVPTVCYASTIVNNVLEMMKNHFGQGAGHTKEIMGMLDDISEQERLSLVKEVLEPLGHDLIVTPKEIDEFIEGIANIVASGLNAALHDAVDPENVGAYTH, encoded by the coding sequence ATGGAACCGGATCTGCAGCTATATTCGGTACGCACGGACTTGGCGTTAGAGGCGAAAGAAATGGCTCAAGGGCCACAAAGGACGCCAATCCCTGGTGTGATCGAAGAAGTGGAAGAGTCAGATGGGATAAAAGTTACCCGGCTTGGTGTGGCTAACGCTGCCGGATCACAGGCGATAGGCCGCGCGATTGGAAATTATGTCACGCTTGAGGTGCCAGCACTGCGCGGTGGAGATTCCGGCTTACAGCAAAAAGTAGCGGAAGTCTTTGCTCGCGAATTCGAGGACTTCCTGACTAGGATTGGGATTGGTAAGGATGCATCTGTGCTGATCGTTGGTCTTGGTAACTGGAATGTGACTCCAGATTCACTGGGTCCGCTGGTGGTGGAGAACGCGCTCATTACTCGGCAGTTTTATGAACTAGTGCCGGATCAGGTCTCTCCTGGTTATCGCAAGGTAAGTGCTATTGCTCCCGGGGTACTAGGATTGACCGGTATCGAGTCGAGTGAAGTTGTGCAGGGGATCGTGGATCGTACCAAACCGGATCTCATCATTGCCATTGATGCGCTGGCATCCCGTTCGCTGGAGCGTATCAATACGACGATTCAAATTGCCGATATCGGAATCCACCCCGGTTCGGGAATTGGCAATAAGCGACGCGGATTGACGCAGGAAATTCTGGGTGTCCCTTGTATTGCCATTGGTGTTCCCACAGTTTGCTATGCTTCGACCATTGTAAATAATGTGCTGGAGATGATGAAGAATCATTTCGGGCAAGGGGCTGGGCATACCAAGGAAATCATGGGGATGCTGGACGATATTTCTGAGCAGGAGCGATTGTCGCTAGTGAAGGAAGTGCTCGAACCACTTGGACATGATTTGATCGTTACACCTAAGGAAATCGATGAATTTATTGAAGGCATCGCCAATATTGTAGCCAGTGGTCTTAATGCGGCTCTACATGATGCGGTCGATCCTGAGAATGTCGGCGCTTATACCCACTAA
- a CDS encoding stage II sporulation protein P, which produces MNKKWFQLWNIGRLRGRVLDALSLGRTMLLLVGGSLVFFMLLGAGGLAGQKLNSSPIPSMKGLAASLSSGFFMELLGMEVPHLPQGKEPSAFSGEKVTSFVFQLLTSVNPSDPKSLVSREVPGLAADDPFLLRKGSGGSTGAPVDYHPGTDELAEGGGEEVDPSVPNEVDKPEDTPAQQPEATIAPSPEPSGTEEGTDKSDPQSETDNTKDTSVKRVLIYHSHPREAYNPLMGLANENPSSAVSSKNVMLVGSYITKRLEQRGIGTVHAKEDFLTKIADYNWNFSYKYSRVLVKSAISANQEMSEFIDIHRDSQRHGKTTAVIDGKSYAQVYFIIGHANKDWKKNEEFANKIHQTIEKGYPGISRGIWGKAAGKGNNGEYNQTLSPNSVLIEVGGIDNTAEELKRTADILADAIADVYWSSHDSEKVNATAPQKSNGAS; this is translated from the coding sequence ATGAATAAAAAATGGTTTCAGCTTTGGAACATCGGCCGTTTACGTGGAAGAGTGCTGGATGCTTTATCGCTGGGAAGAACGATGCTGCTGTTGGTCGGAGGTTCGCTAGTATTTTTTATGCTTCTTGGAGCTGGTGGATTGGCCGGACAGAAGTTGAATTCTTCACCCATTCCATCTATGAAGGGGCTTGCGGCCTCACTATCAAGTGGATTTTTCATGGAGCTTCTAGGGATGGAGGTACCCCATTTACCTCAGGGGAAAGAGCCTTCAGCTTTTTCGGGTGAAAAAGTAACTTCCTTTGTATTTCAATTGCTGACCAGTGTGAATCCAAGTGATCCGAAGAGTCTAGTCTCCCGTGAAGTGCCGGGTTTGGCAGCAGATGATCCGTTCCTGTTACGAAAAGGCTCTGGTGGTTCTACAGGAGCACCGGTTGATTATCATCCGGGAACCGATGAACTGGCTGAGGGTGGAGGGGAAGAGGTTGATCCATCTGTTCCAAACGAAGTGGACAAGCCTGAAGATACTCCAGCACAGCAGCCTGAAGCGACGATAGCTCCGTCTCCTGAGCCTTCAGGAACTGAGGAAGGTACGGATAAGAGTGATCCGCAAAGCGAGACAGATAATACCAAGGACACCTCGGTTAAACGGGTCCTTATCTATCATTCACATCCTCGGGAGGCCTATAACCCTCTAATGGGGTTAGCGAACGAAAATCCAAGTTCTGCTGTTTCCTCTAAAAATGTAATGCTGGTAGGATCATATATTACGAAAAGATTGGAACAACGCGGGATTGGAACAGTCCATGCCAAAGAGGATTTTCTAACTAAAATTGCCGACTATAACTGGAACTTTTCCTATAAATACTCCCGAGTGTTGGTTAAATCAGCAATTAGCGCAAATCAAGAAATGAGTGAATTTATCGACATTCACCGCGACTCGCAGCGTCATGGCAAAACAACAGCTGTTATCGATGGGAAAAGTTACGCTCAGGTGTATTTTATCATTGGACATGCGAATAAAGATTGGAAGAAGAACGAAGAGTTTGCGAACAAGATCCATCAAACGATTGAAAAGGGTTACCCAGGAATATCTCGCGGGATATGGGGAAAAGCTGCGGGTAAAGGGAACAACGGGGAGTATAACCAGACCCTCTCACCCAATAGTGTCTTGATTGAAGTGGGCGGTATTGATAATACAGCAGAGGAATTGAAGCGTACGGCTGATATTTTGGCAGATGCTATTGCAGATGTGTACTGGAGCAGTCACGACTCGGAGAAGGTAAATGCTACAGCACCCCAAAAGTCGAACGGAGCTTCCTAA
- the lepA gene encoding translation elongation factor 4 produces MTDVQKRQQQIRNFSIIAHIDHGKSTLADRILEYTGALTTREMQEQVLDQMDLERERGITIKLQAVRLTYRADDGVDYYLNLIDTPGHVDFTYEVSRSLAACEGALLVVDAAQGIEAQTLANVYLALDNNLEILPVLNKIDLPNADPDRVKQEIEDVIGLDTSEAVMASAKAGIGIKEILEQVVKQVPAPSGNSEEPLKALIFDSHYDPYKGVIVYVRVMDGKIRAGSKIKMMATEKTFEVIEVGAFMPRMTIVDELNIGDVGFIVAGIKHVGDTRVGDTVTDAKNPTAEPLPGYRKINPMVYCGLYPIETSDYNDLREALEKLQLNDASLSFEPESSSALGFGFRCGFLGLLHMEIIQERIEREFNLPLITTAPSVIYRIMLTNGEMIQIDNPSHYPEIGTIDYIEEPYVKAAIIVPNDFVGTVMELCQNKRGEFVNMEYLDTNRVTITYEIPLSEIVYDFFDQLKSGTKGYASYDYEICGYRRSNLVKMDILLNNEQVDALSFIVHRDRAYNRGRIICEKLRGIIPRQMFEVPIQASVGTKVVARETVKAMRKNVLAKCYGGDISRKRKLLEKQKEGKKRMKQVGSVEVPQEAFMAVLKIDE; encoded by the coding sequence ATGACTGACGTTCAGAAAAGACAACAACAAATTCGCAATTTCTCGATTATTGCACATATAGACCATGGAAAATCGACATTGGCTGACCGCATTTTGGAATACACGGGGGCACTAACCACGCGTGAAATGCAGGAGCAGGTACTCGATCAGATGGATCTGGAGCGCGAACGCGGTATCACAATCAAGCTGCAAGCCGTGCGTTTAACCTATCGTGCAGACGATGGAGTAGACTACTATCTCAACCTGATTGATACACCGGGGCACGTCGATTTCACTTATGAGGTCTCCCGCAGTCTTGCAGCATGCGAAGGCGCGCTGCTCGTAGTAGATGCGGCACAAGGGATTGAAGCGCAGACTCTTGCCAATGTGTATCTTGCGCTGGATAACAATCTGGAAATTCTGCCTGTTCTCAACAAAATTGATTTGCCAAACGCTGACCCTGACCGGGTAAAGCAGGAGATTGAGGATGTTATCGGGCTGGATACAAGTGAAGCGGTTATGGCATCTGCCAAAGCCGGTATCGGGATCAAGGAAATTCTGGAGCAAGTGGTGAAGCAGGTTCCTGCACCATCCGGTAATTCAGAAGAGCCGCTTAAAGCGTTGATCTTTGACTCTCACTACGATCCTTATAAAGGCGTTATCGTCTATGTGCGCGTAATGGACGGGAAGATCCGTGCGGGTTCGAAGATTAAGATGATGGCAACTGAGAAGACCTTCGAAGTAATTGAAGTTGGCGCATTTATGCCGCGTATGACGATTGTTGATGAATTGAACATCGGTGATGTTGGATTTATCGTAGCTGGGATCAAGCATGTTGGAGATACCCGTGTCGGTGATACTGTCACTGACGCAAAGAACCCTACTGCTGAGCCGCTTCCAGGTTATCGAAAGATCAACCCGATGGTATATTGCGGGTTGTATCCGATTGAAACCTCCGATTATAACGATCTTCGTGAGGCCCTTGAGAAGCTTCAGCTTAACGATGCTTCCCTAAGCTTTGAGCCGGAAAGCTCAAGCGCACTTGGTTTTGGCTTCCGTTGCGGATTCCTTGGTCTCCTGCATATGGAAATTATCCAGGAACGGATTGAACGTGAGTTCAATTTGCCACTGATTACAACTGCACCGAGTGTTATTTACCGAATTATGCTGACCAATGGCGAAATGATTCAAATCGACAACCCGTCACATTATCCGGAAATCGGAACGATTGACTACATTGAAGAGCCATATGTTAAAGCAGCAATCATCGTGCCTAACGACTTTGTAGGTACCGTAATGGAGCTGTGCCAGAACAAACGTGGCGAGTTCGTAAATATGGAGTATCTTGATACTAATCGTGTAACGATTACTTACGAGATTCCGCTGTCTGAAATCGTTTATGATTTCTTTGATCAGTTGAAATCAGGTACAAAAGGTTACGCATCCTACGACTATGAAATCTGCGGGTATCGTCGTTCGAATCTGGTCAAGATGGATATCTTGCTTAACAACGAGCAGGTTGATGCCTTGTCCTTTATCGTTCACCGTGATCGTGCGTACAACCGCGGACGTATCATTTGTGAGAAACTGCGTGGCATTATCCCTCGTCAAATGTTTGAAGTGCCGATTCAAGCCTCTGTGGGTACGAAGGTGGTTGCGCGTGAGACCGTTAAAGCAATGCGCAAGAACGTACTTGCCAAATGTTACGGCGGCGATATTTCGCGTAAGCGGAAGCTGCTTGAGAAACAAAAAGAAGGTAAGAAACGCATGAAGCAAGTCGGTAGTGTGGAGGTACCGCAAGAAGCATTTATGGCAGTACTTAAGATTGACGAGTAG